Below is a genomic region from Leptospira venezuelensis.
TGGAAAAAAGAAAAGAAGTAGAAAAGAATTTATACTTACCTTTCTAAAATGCAGTTCTCTCATTCATTAATAGATAAATTCAAAAATTCTAAAAATATCCTGGCACTTACCGGTGCTGGAATTTCCGCAGAAAGTGGAGTTCCAACTTTCAGAGGAAAAGAAGGACTTTGGAAAAAGTATCGTGCGGAAGAACTTGCAACTCCTCAAGCGTTTGAAAGAGATCCAAAACTAGTTTGGGAATGGTATCTTTGGAGAATGGAATTGATCTCTACTAAGTCTCCTAATCCTGCTCATTTTGCATTGGCAGAATTAGAAAGAAAAAGATCGAATTTTAATCTAATCACTCAAAATGTAGATGGACTTCATAAAAAATCAGGTTCCGAAAAGATCATAGAGATCCACGGAAGTATTTTTAGGAACAGATGTATTCGCTGCAATAGAACTTACGATTCGGATATTTCTAAACTTAAAAATTCAACTGACTGCCCGAACTGTAAAAGTTTAGTCCGACCAGATGTTCTATGGTTCGGAGAATCATATGATTCTGATCTTCTAAATCGTTCGATATCACTTGCAGAAAGTTCTGAAATTGTTTTTGTGATCGGTTCTTCCGGAGCTGTAGGAATTCCGGTAGAACTAGCTCGGATCGCAAAAGAAAATGGAGGGTTCGTAATCGAAATCAATATAGATCCTAGCGGATATAGCAGATACGCAGATCTATTTTTGCAAGGAAAAGCAGGAGAAATCCTACCAGAACTTATTACCTATTTTGTTTGAGTTTTAGGGAACTTTTTTTCTAACTTTTGGAAGATATAATCTCCGAATACTGGAAAACAATTCGGGGACATATGGCCTGGGTCAGCAAATTCTTCACAATTATAATTTGGATCTTCATTCATATTCCAGAATTCAGTACCTGTTTCTTGGTTAAACTTCTCTACGATAGGTTTCCAAACTTCGATAGGAGTTTTAAGCCCTTCTGAAGTTTCCACCTTTCTAGTCATATACAAATTAAAATAAGGTCTAGCGACCTTTACCCAAATTGTGGCGTACGGAACATTATATTCTTTTAATATATGGATAGAATCCTTTTGCATCTCGAACATATTCGTGTGAAATGTATAAGGTTTCAAATATGAAGAAAAGTCCATTTCAGAAGCCTGTACAAGTTGCTCATCTGTATGCTTTTGGTTGACCAAATCTCTTGGAGTACTTCCTTTTTCTTGCTTCAGCATGGTTAATACTTTTTGGACAGCATCCTGATAAACTTTTGCCAAAGCGGAGGAATTTTGCATCCTTTCTGAAATTCGCCATAATTTAGGCCTGTCTCTATATGTATGAAATAGATGTTTGGAAATAAACACGGACAATTCTTCTCTCGAATACCTGGTCCAATGTCTAAAGAAAAAATCCGGAGAAAGTCCGTAATTCAACACTTCGTCGAGGGCAAGAACTGGAGTCTTATTATAGATTTCTAATGATTGGTCTAAAAGTACAAAATCCGGTCTTGTACCATCTGATTGAAATCTTTCTATCCAATATAAGAAATAATCAGGAGAACCGCCTGGAACTGAAAAATTATACAACACCCAATCCGGATGTTTCTGCTCCAATTCTCTAGTAGGAAGCAAAAGTGCTCTTGAATTTCCAAAGAAAACCAGAGTTTTTTTACGAGTGCTTGAGTCCTTCTTCAAATATTCTCTGAGATCTGAATACAGATCTTCTTTGCTGATAAAATTTAGGTGAGATAGCGTATTTGAATAATAATACTGAAAAAACTCTAAGGTGAACAAACGATCCAAACCTAAAGAAATTAATAGAACAAGTAAAGGAAGAAGTAAGAATGTATTCTTTTTCATAATTTTTTCAGTCCTAGAACTGGCAATAGATACAGGCTCCGGAATCCTCCGATAATAATGCGATCGCAAATACTGTTGCTACTCCACAGGCAACAAGAAGCCAATCTTTTCCTCTTCCCCATTGCAATAATAGATCCTTCCTAGTTTGAATCCAATGAAATACAATAAATCCCAAATAAGAATATCCTATCTTCTCAATATTCTTCATGGATTCCAAAATAAAAGGTGAAGGCCCTGTAACTAAAGAAATCGAATTTTCTATCCAACCAAAACCCAAGGATTGTAAGGATGCAGAAAGATAATTTTGTGTATTCGTTACAAGTCCAATAACATGCTGAACCATCTTTGTGGCTGAGTTCGCTCTGAACAAAATAGCGCTGAAAGAGAATAAACAGAATACGAATTGTATTCTTAAAAAATTGAGAATTTTACTTTTGGAATCCTCGTCATTCC
It encodes:
- a CDS encoding SIR2 family NAD-dependent protein deacylase, whose amino-acid sequence is MQFSHSLIDKFKNSKNILALTGAGISAESGVPTFRGKEGLWKKYRAEELATPQAFERDPKLVWEWYLWRMELISTKSPNPAHFALAELERKRSNFNLITQNVDGLHKKSGSEKIIEIHGSIFRNRCIRCNRTYDSDISKLKNSTDCPNCKSLVRPDVLWFGESYDSDLLNRSISLAESSEIVFVIGSSGAVGIPVELARIAKENGGFVIEINIDPSGYSRYADLFLQGKAGEILPELITYFV
- a CDS encoding DUF1574 domain-containing protein is translated as MKKNTFLLLPLLVLLISLGLDRLFTLEFFQYYYSNTLSHLNFISKEDLYSDLREYLKKDSSTRKKTLVFFGNSRALLLPTRELEQKHPDWVLYNFSVPGGSPDYFLYWIERFQSDGTRPDFVLLDQSLEIYNKTPVLALDEVLNYGLSPDFFFRHWTRYSREELSVFISKHLFHTYRDRPKLWRISERMQNSSALAKVYQDAVQKVLTMLKQEKGSTPRDLVNQKHTDEQLVQASEMDFSSYLKPYTFHTNMFEMQKDSIHILKEYNVPYATIWVKVARPYFNLYMTRKVETSEGLKTPIEVWKPIVEKFNQETGTEFWNMNEDPNYNCEEFADPGHMSPNCFPVFGDYIFQKLEKKFPKTQTK